The Paenibacillus sp. J23TS9 genome includes a window with the following:
- a CDS encoding DMT family transporter: MLLPILLVLASGMAHAVWSMFTKRSLNKGVFLWSIMMIPAVILLPVLIMELWKNPLTWGAYGLLLLSVALQGLYSWLLSKTYELGDLSQIYPIMRGTSTLLVPIIGVLFLKESLSMFGWIGIILMLGGFFLLSGFGPGRKKANTQPQSLKPFALALCVGLCTTSYVFVDKLNLDHVSPVALLEVTNIGFVAGLTPLVLASRQLKQEWRKNRSTILLGAILNPGSYLLFLFAMQQAPMAHISPLREIGTVFATFLGILLLKEQQGLKRITTSIIVFCGILLIGMWG, from the coding sequence ATGTTATTGCCAATTTTACTCGTACTCGCATCCGGTATGGCTCATGCTGTCTGGAGTATGTTTACCAAGCGGAGTCTGAACAAAGGCGTATTTCTATGGTCGATCATGATGATCCCTGCCGTGATCCTGCTGCCTGTCTTGATTATGGAACTGTGGAAGAATCCGCTAACCTGGGGTGCGTATGGATTACTGCTGCTTTCGGTCGCTCTTCAGGGTCTGTACTCCTGGCTGCTGTCCAAAACCTATGAGCTTGGCGATTTGTCGCAGATCTATCCGATTATGCGGGGAACCAGCACACTGCTGGTCCCGATCATCGGGGTATTATTTCTCAAAGAATCATTGTCCATGTTCGGATGGATCGGAATTATCTTAATGCTCGGGGGCTTCTTCCTGCTCAGCGGATTCGGCCCGGGCCGCAAAAAAGCAAATACGCAGCCGCAAAGCTTGAAGCCTTTTGCATTAGCGCTTTGTGTTGGCCTGTGTACCACCAGCTATGTATTCGTGGATAAACTCAATCTCGATCATGTCTCTCCGGTAGCCTTGCTCGAAGTGACCAACATCGGCTTTGTGGCAGGCTTGACCCCGCTCGTGCTGGCCTCTCGCCAGTTGAAGCAGGAGTGGCGCAAGAATCGTTCTACCATTCTGTTGGGAGCAATCCTGAATCCGGGTTCATATCTGCTCTTCCTTTTCGCGATGCAGCAGGCACCTATGGCCCACATCAGTCCACTGCGTGAAATTGGTACGGTTTTCGCCACTTTCCTTGGAATTCTGCTACTGAAGGAACAGCAGGGTCTGAAGCGGATCACGACTTCCATTATTGTGTTCTGTGGGATTTTGTTGATCGGGATGTGGGGATGA
- a CDS encoding SRPBCC family protein, whose protein sequence is MDTQVTTKFKILKPADEVFEAIADPEKMSNYWFSSGTGRVEQGKTITWRYDEYNAEVVIHVLEVEGNQKIRFSWGGVGEETVVTITLHELDDTSTMIEVNESGLKEDDPEIVNKMIGQKEGWVYVLTCLKGYLENGVNNLRASLIH, encoded by the coding sequence ATGGATACGCAGGTAACTACGAAATTTAAAATACTCAAGCCGGCTGATGAAGTGTTTGAAGCCATAGCAGACCCAGAAAAAATGTCTAATTATTGGTTTTCATCGGGAACTGGAAGAGTGGAGCAGGGCAAGACGATTACATGGAGATATGATGAGTACAATGCAGAAGTGGTTATACATGTATTGGAAGTCGAGGGAAATCAGAAAATCAGGTTCTCGTGGGGAGGAGTTGGCGAAGAAACGGTTGTTACCATTACACTTCATGAACTGGATGATACGAGTACAATGATTGAAGTAAACGAATCGGGTTTGAAAGAAGATGACCCCGAAATCGTAAATAAAATGATAGGACAAAAAGAAGGCTGGGTATATGTGTTGACTTGTTTAAAAGGTTATCTGGAAAATGGCGTTAATAACTTGAGAGCATCATTAATTCATTAG
- a CDS encoding DUF4261 domain-containing protein — protein MNEVLEEEKDFGFARVYAVELKYRQQPHLDRNALYEKMERYTGKVAPPDQQKTEEAALAVWEADEQADKDMLHFFHLNYMVSYSEGEMPAQTSLMDMEHRPASDYVTAIQQSWHWQEAAQTLEECNHSLLLIDMMASGLDPQSRLQLFSGALRAILETAPCDAIYFRESDKLVEPGAYLTAIEEDAILYGAMNIRFYNVEGTDSGRAEGLMDSIGLAALGIPDVQCHFYDLEPGEVAGHLTNIGYYLFKQGDVIADGETIGFTEDMRWRCEHQYALAAPHRVVIDIDPGEDHYAGRQESNR, from the coding sequence ATGAACGAAGTGCTTGAGGAAGAAAAGGACTTTGGATTTGCGCGGGTCTATGCAGTTGAATTGAAGTACCGTCAGCAGCCCCATCTGGATCGAAATGCGCTTTATGAAAAAATGGAGCGTTATACAGGAAAAGTAGCACCACCTGATCAACAGAAAACAGAGGAAGCAGCGCTTGCCGTGTGGGAAGCGGATGAGCAAGCCGATAAGGATATGCTGCACTTTTTCCATTTGAATTACATGGTTTCCTATTCGGAAGGAGAAATGCCCGCCCAAACCAGCTTGATGGATATGGAGCATCGTCCGGCTTCGGACTACGTGACGGCCATTCAGCAATCCTGGCATTGGCAGGAAGCCGCTCAGACACTTGAAGAATGCAATCATTCGCTCCTTTTAATAGATATGATGGCATCCGGACTTGATCCTCAATCAAGGTTACAGCTGTTCTCCGGTGCACTTCGGGCCATACTGGAGACGGCTCCTTGCGACGCAATCTATTTTCGGGAGAGTGACAAGCTGGTGGAGCCCGGTGCGTACCTCACTGCAATTGAAGAAGATGCCATTCTATATGGTGCAATGAATATACGTTTCTATAATGTCGAAGGAACTGATAGCGGACGGGCTGAGGGCTTGATGGATTCCATCGGGCTTGCCGCGCTTGGCATTCCGGATGTCCAGTGCCATTTCTATGATCTTGAGCCTGGTGAGGTTGCGGGACATTTGACGAATATCGGATATTATCTATTTAAGCAAGGTGATGTGATTGCTGACGGGGAGACGATCGGCTTCACTGAGGATATGCGCTGGCGCTGTGAGCACCAATATGCACTTGCCGCACCACACCGTGTTGTGATCGACATTGATCCGGGAGAGGATCATTATGCGGGGAGACAGGAATCTAACAGATAG
- a CDS encoding metallophosphoesterase family protein, with protein MSRQLSFRQDGTFTIVQFTDLHWKNGEPEDQRTRALMEMTLDAEQPDMVVFTGDVIYTGHVSPGHTECDHPAQAFRDAVSAAEERGIPWAVVFGNHDTENRITREELMQVVLNHKHTVAESGPKEITGEGNYSVELMDAGGKPAANLYFLDSGNLSPLEHVPFYNWVRRDQIDWLVNESARLNPVNQANKLPALAFFHIPVPEYQEVWDKETCYGNKYEPVCSAPVNSGLFTALLEMGDVVGTFCGHDHVNDYYGDLHGIRLCYGRSSGYNTYGREGFKRGARVIRLTAGEAGFATWLRLEDGSVVSEQPVHHPGDDEN; from the coding sequence ATGAGCCGCCAATTATCTTTTCGGCAGGACGGAACTTTTACAATCGTTCAATTCACGGATCTGCATTGGAAAAATGGAGAACCCGAAGATCAGCGCACCCGCGCCCTGATGGAAATGACGCTGGATGCGGAACAACCGGATATGGTTGTCTTTACTGGTGATGTCATCTATACCGGCCACGTATCACCCGGCCACACCGAATGTGATCATCCGGCTCAGGCTTTCCGGGATGCTGTCAGCGCTGCTGAGGAACGGGGAATTCCATGGGCTGTCGTCTTCGGCAATCATGACACGGAAAATCGTATCACCCGGGAAGAGCTTATGCAGGTTGTACTGAACCACAAGCATACCGTAGCTGAGTCCGGTCCAAAAGAGATTACCGGCGAAGGCAACTATTCCGTCGAGCTGATGGATGCTGGAGGAAAACCAGCGGCTAATTTATATTTCCTGGATTCCGGCAACCTCTCTCCTCTGGAACATGTTCCCTTCTATAACTGGGTAAGACGGGATCAGATCGACTGGCTGGTCAATGAATCGGCGCGGCTGAATCCAGTGAACCAGGCCAACAAGCTGCCTGCACTCGCTTTCTTCCATATACCGGTACCCGAATACCAGGAAGTTTGGGATAAAGAAACCTGTTACGGAAACAAATATGAGCCTGTGTGCTCTGCTCCCGTCAACTCGGGACTCTTCACGGCCCTGCTCGAAATGGGCGACGTTGTCGGTACCTTTTGCGGGCATGACCATGTCAATGATTACTACGGCGATCTGCACGGCATCCGACTTTGCTATGGACGCTCAAGCGGTTATAACACCTATGGCAGGGAAGGATTCAAGCGGGGTGCCCGCGTTATTCGCCTGACGGCTGGAGAGGCCGGATTTGCCACTTGGCTTCGCCTTGAAGACGGCTCGGTTGTCAGCGAACAGCCTGTTCATCATCCTGGCGACGACGAAAATTAA
- a CDS encoding VOC family protein: protein MSQEIWINLPVKDVERSTAFFNEIGFHAVSVGNERAQLVIGQTTILLFPDAAFEKFTGSKTADTSHSAEVIFSIGAESREEVDAFIQKVEFAGGSIFGKPSETDGWMYGAGFADLDGHRWNLLYMDESKMPKR from the coding sequence ATGTCACAGGAGATTTGGATTAACCTGCCGGTCAAAGATGTTGAGAGGTCAACTGCCTTTTTCAATGAGATTGGATTCCATGCGGTGAGCGTTGGTAACGAGAGAGCCCAGCTTGTCATAGGCCAAACAACGATTCTGCTGTTCCCGGATGCGGCGTTTGAGAAATTTACAGGTTCAAAAACCGCAGATACTTCCCATAGCGCGGAAGTGATATTTTCCATTGGCGCCGAAAGCAGAGAAGAAGTAGATGCATTTATTCAAAAAGTAGAGTTTGCCGGAGGAAGCATTTTTGGCAAGCCGAGTGAAACTGACGGCTGGATGTACGGTGCAGGATTTGCCGATCTGGACGGTCACCGCTGGAACCTGCTGTATATGGATGAGAGCAAAATGCCGAAACGCTAA
- a CDS encoding 3-hydroxyacyl-CoA dehydrogenase, whose protein sequence is MNFKHITVAGSGVLGSQIAFQTAFHGYQVCVYDINDQALEKAKERLAGLQKVYTDFFKDEAKAEAASRRFTFSSELAEAVKDADLIIEAIPEVVDIKTNFYKQLSPLAPAKTILVTNSSTMVPSQFAEYTGRPEKFLALHFANEVWKNNTAEIMGHAGTDRNVEQKIIDFSASIGMVPLHIKKEQPGYILNSLLVPFLDAAEMLWINDIANPETIDKTWMIATGAPTGPFAILDVVGIQTAYNIALGKAQADPSPDNKFRKMADILKTEFLDKGKTGQGSGEGFYKYPNPSYADPNFLKA, encoded by the coding sequence ATGAATTTCAAACATATTACCGTTGCAGGAAGCGGCGTTTTAGGAAGCCAAATTGCATTCCAAACGGCTTTTCACGGATACCAGGTTTGTGTTTACGATATTAACGATCAAGCACTCGAAAAGGCAAAAGAACGTCTTGCCGGCCTGCAAAAGGTATATACAGATTTCTTCAAAGATGAGGCTAAAGCAGAGGCCGCATCCCGGCGCTTCACTTTTAGTTCTGAATTGGCTGAAGCTGTAAAGGATGCAGATTTAATCATTGAAGCGATTCCAGAAGTTGTTGACATTAAGACGAATTTTTATAAGCAGCTCTCTCCCCTGGCTCCCGCAAAAACAATCCTCGTGACCAACTCCTCTACGATGGTGCCTAGTCAATTTGCGGAGTACACCGGGAGACCCGAGAAATTTCTAGCGCTTCATTTTGCCAATGAGGTATGGAAGAATAATACCGCCGAAATCATGGGACATGCTGGGACTGATCGGAACGTAGAACAGAAAATTATTGATTTTTCGGCATCCATCGGCATGGTTCCCCTCCATATTAAGAAAGAACAACCTGGTTATATTTTGAACTCCTTACTGGTACCATTTCTCGATGCTGCTGAGATGTTATGGATTAACGATATTGCAAATCCTGAAACCATTGATAAGACTTGGATGATTGCAACGGGCGCACCAACTGGGCCCTTCGCTATTTTGGATGTTGTCGGCATACAAACCGCCTATAATATTGCCCTCGGCAAAGCCCAGGCAGACCCTTCACCTGATAATAAGTTCCGGAAGATGGCTGATATCTTAAAAACCGAGTTCCTCGACAAAGGCAAAACAGGCCAAGGCTCTGGTGAAGGCTTCTATAAATATCCGAATCCATCGTATGCAGATCCGAATTTCTTAAAAGCATAA
- a CDS encoding DeoR/GlpR family DNA-binding transcription regulator has translation MSLTYEERRQTILAQLSMEGKVQVHALAGMFNVSTETIRRDLDRLEKEGRLRKVYGGAVQTRSERIEPTFIKRSQMHQSEKQAIGKAAAALVGEGETVLLDNGTTTLEIMRELMGRADVTVITSSVPILACALEGFQGKVIFAGGEVNMSFQAAAGAIAHQLLDQFKVNKAFISAGGISLADGITEYNLEEALLSRKMMQRTEESILVADHSKFGVTTFAQIAPIEHISMIVTDPGCSQEWIDVLGRLDVEVLIGGRNKSRK, from the coding sequence ATGTCCTTAACCTATGAGGAGCGCCGGCAAACCATTCTTGCCCAGTTGAGCATGGAAGGAAAAGTGCAGGTGCATGCCCTGGCAGGGATGTTCAATGTCTCGACAGAGACGATACGCCGTGACTTGGACCGGCTGGAGAAGGAAGGCAGACTAAGGAAAGTATACGGGGGAGCGGTTCAAACCCGTTCCGAGCGGATTGAGCCGACGTTTATCAAGAGATCCCAGATGCATCAGAGTGAAAAGCAGGCAATCGGTAAAGCTGCAGCCGCTCTGGTTGGAGAAGGGGAAACCGTGCTTCTGGATAATGGAACGACAACACTGGAAATCATGCGCGAACTGATGGGCCGTGCCGATGTTACTGTCATAACAAGTTCCGTCCCTATTTTGGCCTGTGCGCTGGAAGGATTTCAGGGGAAAGTGATCTTCGCCGGCGGTGAGGTTAATATGAGCTTCCAGGCAGCGGCAGGAGCCATTGCCCATCAGCTGCTGGATCAGTTTAAGGTCAACAAAGCATTTATCTCTGCAGGGGGGATCTCACTTGCGGATGGCATTACCGAGTACAATCTGGAGGAAGCTTTGCTGTCGCGTAAAATGATGCAGCGTACCGAAGAGTCTATTTTGGTGGCGGATCATTCCAAATTTGGGGTTACCACTTTTGCGCAAATTGCCCCCATCGAGCACATATCCATGATCGTTACAGACCCCGGATGTTCCCAGGAATGGATTGATGTGCTGGGCAGGCTGGATGTCGAGGTTTTGATCGGCGGAAGGAATAAATCCCGGAAATAG